The following proteins come from a genomic window of Heyndrickxia acidicola:
- the cls gene encoding cardiolipin synthase — protein sequence MTWLWLVLFILCIIAILILTDFYVGKHFYQKHTKKRDYPLRKGEITIITNGEELFSRLFSEIEAARTSIHILFYIVKKDQISNNFLNLLERKAKEGVQVRLLLDWVGSHGVSKKGLNKLKHAGAAVSFCHKPRFPFLFFSSQQRNHRKITVLDGQIGYMGGYNVGREYINLDPNLSPWRDYHLRITGESVKDLQKEFIFNWKRSTRQSLPENKMYFPELESGTVLHQFYPTEGVRMESSTEQLIKNAETSIIIGTPYFIPPPAIVNSLLNALEKGIKVKIIVPEKTDHALVKEASYRYFRKLIPAGAEVYQYQNGFYHAKVAIIDKKVCDIGSANFDRRSFFLNHELNCYIHNPDFIGKLLSVIHEDLANSKLLSNNKLKSPPLPVKLKEWSARMIEDLL from the coding sequence ATGACTTGGTTATGGCTGGTTTTATTTATTTTATGTATTATAGCCATCCTTATTTTAACAGATTTTTATGTTGGCAAGCACTTTTATCAAAAGCATACAAAAAAAAGAGATTACCCGCTTAGAAAAGGAGAAATCACAATTATTACAAATGGAGAAGAATTATTCTCCCGGCTTTTTTCAGAGATTGAAGCAGCCCGCACCAGTATCCATATCCTTTTCTACATTGTGAAAAAGGACCAGATCAGCAATAATTTCCTGAATCTTCTTGAGCGCAAGGCAAAAGAAGGAGTACAAGTACGACTTTTGCTGGATTGGGTCGGTTCGCACGGTGTTTCCAAAAAAGGATTGAATAAATTAAAACACGCCGGTGCCGCCGTAAGCTTCTGCCACAAACCCAGGTTTCCGTTCCTATTCTTTTCTTCCCAGCAAAGGAACCACAGAAAAATAACAGTTCTAGATGGCCAAATAGGATATATGGGCGGCTATAATGTAGGGCGTGAATACATTAATTTAGATCCTAACCTTTCACCATGGAGGGATTATCACCTGCGTATTACAGGAGAAAGTGTAAAAGATCTTCAAAAGGAATTTATCTTTAATTGGAAAAGGTCTACAAGACAATCCCTGCCGGAAAATAAAATGTATTTTCCTGAGCTTGAATCCGGTACTGTGCTCCACCAATTCTACCCGACTGAAGGGGTTCGAATGGAATCATCAACCGAACAGCTCATTAAAAATGCAGAGACTTCTATTATTATTGGAACTCCTTATTTTATCCCTCCTCCGGCAATAGTTAATTCGCTTCTAAATGCTTTGGAAAAAGGAATTAAAGTAAAGATCATTGTTCCTGAAAAAACGGATCACGCACTTGTGAAGGAAGCCTCCTATCGCTATTTTCGAAAACTGATTCCCGCAGGTGCAGAAGTTTATCAATACCAGAATGGCTTTTACCATGCAAAAGTGGCAATTATTGATAAAAAAGTTTGCGACATAGGCTCAGCTAACTTTGACAGGAGAAGCTTTTTTCTTAATCATGAATTAAATTGTTATATTCATAATCCTGATTTTATCGGCAAACTGCTTTCGGTTATTCATGAAGACCTAGCCAACAGCAAATTGCTTTCAAATAATAAGCTTAAGTCGCCGCCTCTGCCGGTCAAGTTAAAGGAATGGAGTGCCAGAATGATTGAGGATCTGTTATAA
- the argS gene encoding arginine--tRNA ligase, translating into MNIVEELQGKLKEEIKGAVVKAGLAAEDQIPEVILETPKDKTHGDYATNMAMQLARIAKKAPRAIAEEMVANLDTEKASIQKVDIAGPGFINFYMDNSYLMNLIPTVLQEDFDYGRSNAGKGQKIQVEFVSANPTGDLHLGHARGAAVGDSLCNVLDKAGYAVSREYYINDAGNQIHNLALSVEARYFQALGLDKQMPEDGYHGKDIIGIGEKLAAEYGDKFVEADEKERYEFFRQYGLDYEMEKLKKDLEHFRVSFDEWYSETSLYKSGKIDDMLKVLREKGYVYESDGATWFHSTELGDDKDRVLIKNDGTYTYLTPDIAYHKDKFDRGFEKLINIWGADHHGYIPRMKAAVEALGYGAENLEVEVIQLVHLFKNGEKMKMSKRTGKAVTMRDLIEEVGLDGVRYFFAMRSADTHMDFDLDLAVSQSNENPVYYAQYAHARISSIIRQGKEQGFEVSGDADLNLIKAEKEIELLKKIGEFPQAIAEAAEKRIPHKITNYINDLASAFHSFYNAEKVLDKENPSLSKARMGLVKSVQITLRNALALIGVSAPEKM; encoded by the coding sequence ATGAATATTGTGGAGGAATTGCAAGGAAAGTTAAAAGAAGAAATAAAAGGTGCAGTGGTTAAGGCAGGTTTGGCAGCTGAAGACCAAATTCCTGAGGTTATTTTGGAAACTCCTAAAGATAAGACGCACGGCGATTATGCTACGAACATGGCTATGCAGCTAGCCCGGATTGCCAAAAAGGCACCAAGAGCCATTGCTGAAGAAATGGTGGCAAACCTGGATACAGAGAAGGCTTCTATTCAGAAGGTCGATATTGCAGGTCCCGGCTTTATTAATTTCTATATGGATAACAGTTATTTAATGAATCTGATTCCGACTGTACTACAAGAAGATTTTGATTATGGAAGATCCAATGCCGGAAAAGGCCAAAAAATTCAAGTTGAATTTGTTTCAGCAAATCCGACTGGTGATCTTCATCTTGGACATGCACGCGGCGCGGCAGTGGGTGATTCACTTTGCAATGTGCTTGATAAAGCTGGATATGCTGTCAGCCGGGAGTATTATATCAATGATGCCGGAAATCAAATTCATAATCTTGCCTTGTCTGTTGAAGCACGTTATTTTCAGGCGTTGGGACTGGATAAACAAATGCCTGAGGATGGCTACCACGGGAAAGATATTATAGGAATTGGTGAAAAACTTGCTGCTGAGTATGGCGATAAATTCGTTGAGGCCGATGAAAAGGAAAGATATGAGTTTTTCCGCCAATATGGATTGGATTATGAAATGGAGAAACTGAAAAAGGACCTCGAGCATTTCCGTGTTTCCTTTGATGAGTGGTATTCCGAAACTTCGTTATATAAGAGCGGGAAAATTGACGACATGCTAAAGGTTCTCAGAGAAAAAGGGTATGTATATGAATCAGATGGTGCAACATGGTTCCACTCAACTGAGTTAGGCGATGATAAGGACAGAGTTCTTATTAAAAACGACGGCACATACACCTATCTGACTCCGGATATTGCTTACCATAAGGATAAGTTTGACCGCGGCTTTGAGAAGCTTATCAATATATGGGGGGCTGACCACCACGGGTATATTCCCAGAATGAAAGCCGCTGTAGAGGCATTAGGATACGGGGCTGAAAACCTTGAAGTCGAAGTGATTCAGCTGGTGCACTTGTTTAAAAACGGTGAAAAAATGAAAATGAGTAAGCGGACAGGTAAAGCAGTTACTATGAGAGATTTAATTGAAGAGGTTGGCCTGGATGGTGTCCGCTATTTCTTCGCTATGAGAAGTGCAGATACTCATATGGATTTTGACCTTGACCTTGCCGTGTCCCAATCGAATGAAAACCCTGTTTATTATGCGCAGTATGCCCATGCCCGTATTAGCAGTATCATCAGGCAGGGAAAAGAGCAGGGATTTGAGGTCAGCGGGGATGCAGATCTAAACCTGATTAAAGCGGAGAAAGAAATCGAGTTGTTGAAAAAGATCGGAGAATTCCCTCAAGCAATAGCTGAAGCGGCAGAAAAAAGAATCCCGCATAAAATCACCAATTATATTAACGATCTCGCGTCTGCTTTTCATAGCTTTTATAATGCTGAAAAAGTATTGGATAAAGAAAATCCTTCCCTTTCAAAAGCCAGAATGGGACTGGTGAAATCGGTTCAAATTACACTGAGGAATGCACTTGCATTAATCGGTGTCTCTGCACCTGAAAAAATGTAA
- a CDS encoding DUF1934 domain-containing protein, producing MTVGTTKELPVKVHLKTKVQQDEQADTFELALFGRYYEKGNAAFLKYDEVLEDGTIHTIVKLSDDNALILRSGALKMRLPFNRNGKKNGSYDSPYGTLLLSTDTKQLDHVREHAGELIKGTLTIEYDLWMQDNMAGNYQMVIHYKEVKEHS from the coding sequence TTGACAGTTGGAACAACAAAAGAGCTTCCGGTCAAAGTTCACTTAAAAACAAAAGTGCAGCAGGACGAACAGGCAGACACTTTCGAACTTGCATTATTTGGCCGTTATTATGAAAAAGGAAATGCGGCTTTTTTAAAATATGATGAAGTATTAGAAGATGGAACCATACATACAATTGTGAAGTTATCTGATGATAATGCTTTAATCCTTCGCAGCGGTGCTCTCAAAATGCGGCTACCCTTTAACCGGAATGGTAAAAAGAATGGATCCTATGACAGCCCGTATGGAACTTTGCTATTATCGACAGATACAAAACAATTGGACCATGTGAGGGAACATGCAGGTGAGCTTATTAAAGGAACCCTAACCATTGAATATGACTTATGGATGCAGGATAACATGGCTGGAAATTATCAAATGGTCATTCACTATAAGGAGGTAAAAGAACATTCATGA
- the speB gene encoding agmatinase, whose amino-acid sequence MKFDEAYSGNVFIGSHPHYEDSKVVLYGMPMDWTVSYRPGSRFGPARIREVSIGLEEYSPYLDRELEEVKYFDAGDIPLPFGNPQRSIELIEEYISGLLKDNKFPLGMGGEHLVSWPVMKAMYKKYPDLAIIHMDAHTDLRTQYEGEALSHSTPIRKIADLIGPENVYSFGIRSGMKEEFQWAKENGMYIAKFEVLEPLKEILPKLAGRAVYVTIDIDVLDPAHAPGTGTVDCGGITSKELLASIHEIARSKVNVVGGDLVEVAPIYDSSEQTANTASKLIREMLLGWVK is encoded by the coding sequence ATGAAATTTGATGAAGCTTATTCTGGTAACGTTTTTATTGGGAGCCATCCCCACTATGAGGATAGTAAGGTCGTTTTGTATGGCATGCCAATGGATTGGACCGTCAGCTACCGACCTGGATCCCGTTTTGGCCCTGCCCGTATTAGGGAAGTATCTATCGGGCTGGAAGAATACAGCCCATATTTAGATCGCGAATTAGAAGAAGTAAAGTATTTTGACGCAGGCGACATTCCTTTGCCTTTTGGAAATCCCCAAAGGAGCATAGAATTGATTGAAGAGTACATTTCCGGGCTGCTGAAGGATAATAAGTTCCCTCTTGGCATGGGCGGCGAACACCTTGTATCCTGGCCAGTCATGAAAGCCATGTATAAAAAGTACCCTGACCTTGCTATTATACACATGGATGCCCACACAGACCTCCGTACGCAATATGAAGGAGAGGCGCTTTCTCATTCCACTCCAATTCGGAAAATCGCTGATCTGATTGGCCCTGAAAATGTTTATTCTTTCGGAATTCGCTCTGGCATGAAGGAAGAATTCCAATGGGCAAAAGAAAACGGCATGTACATAGCCAAATTTGAGGTACTGGAACCATTAAAAGAAATTCTTCCTAAGCTTGCCGGACGTGCAGTTTACGTTACAATTGATATTGATGTTTTAGATCCAGCGCATGCTCCGGGAACAGGAACAGTAGATTGCGGAGGCATTACCTCCAAAGAGCTTTTAGCCTCTATACACGAAATTGCGCGATCCAAGGTTAATGTAGTCGGCGGTGATTTAGTCGAAGTAGCTCCTATTTATGATTCATCAGAGCAAACGGCTAATACAGCGAGCAAGCTTATTCGCGAAATGCTTCTTGGATGGGTAAAATAA
- the speE gene encoding spermidine synthase, protein MAGLWFTEKQTDNYGITMKINKTLHTEKTEFQDLEMVETAEWGNMLLLDGMVMTTEKDEFVYHEMVAHVPLFTHPNPEKVLVVGGGDGGVIREILKHPSVKKAVLVDIDGKVIEYSKKFLPSIAGELENERVDVQVDDGFMHIAQSENEYDVIMVDSTEPVGPAVNLFTKGFYAGISKALKEDGIFVAQTDNPWFKADLIQTVQKDVKEIFPITRLYIANVPTYPSGMWTFTLGSKKHDPLEVSEDRFHDIETKYYTKELHKAAFVLPKFVQDLTK, encoded by the coding sequence ATGGCAGGACTATGGTTTACAGAAAAGCAGACAGATAACTACGGAATCACCATGAAGATTAATAAAACTTTACATACAGAGAAAACAGAATTTCAAGATCTTGAAATGGTTGAAACTGCTGAATGGGGTAACATGCTTTTGCTGGATGGAATGGTAATGACAACAGAAAAAGATGAATTTGTTTACCATGAAATGGTTGCGCATGTACCTTTATTTACTCATCCAAATCCCGAGAAAGTACTTGTAGTTGGAGGAGGAGATGGAGGAGTAATCAGAGAAATCCTTAAGCATCCAAGTGTAAAGAAAGCTGTTTTAGTTGATATTGACGGGAAAGTTATTGAGTATTCGAAAAAATTTCTTCCGTCTATTGCAGGCGAACTTGAAAATGAAAGAGTAGATGTTCAGGTTGATGACGGCTTTATGCACATTGCTCAAAGTGAGAATGAATATGACGTTATTATGGTAGACTCTACAGAGCCGGTTGGACCTGCAGTAAACTTATTCACAAAAGGCTTTTATGCTGGAATTTCAAAGGCGCTCAAAGAGGACGGAATTTTTGTTGCTCAAACCGACAATCCTTGGTTTAAAGCAGATCTAATTCAAACTGTGCAAAAGGATGTAAAGGAAATCTTCCCTATTACACGTCTTTATATTGCTAATGTACCAACCTATCCGAGCGGTATGTGGACATTTACACTCGGTTCAAAGAAGCATGACCCACTAGAAGTAAGTGAAGACCGCTTCCACGATATTGAAACAAAATACTATACAAAGGAATTGCACAAAGCGGCGTTCGTTCTGCCTAAATTTGTACAAGACCTTACGAAGTAA
- a CDS encoding transglycosylase domain-containing protein, whose product METMTHPKNQKPKRYTRLLILAILLLFSVIAIFVLAVLIYAKILGPPPLAVPQSTLYYSDNGTLIGESDNGQKRYWVPLKDISQNSINSTLSIEDKNFYYHHGFDFKRMAGAILTDAIARKKVQGASTITQQYARNLFLTMDKTWTRKISEAFYTIRLEMNYSKNQILEGYLNTINYGHGAYGIQAASQLYFGKDASNLTLGEAAMLAGIPKGPSIYSPLDSYEKAKKRQVTVLHSMFVNGFITKKEALAAAQQKITIKGQFPVSKERFAPYFQDVVKQELKTKLGLDERTIALGGLKVYTTLDINQQKIAENVVKDTISNQSAIQLGFVAMDPSTGNVTALIGGRNYQASPYNRAVQALRQPGSTIKPMLYYAALNNGFTPVTMMKSAPTTFHFDNGKAEYTPHNFNNEYADGDITLAQALALSDNIYAVKTNLFLGPDTLVKTAKQFGITTKMKAVPSLALGTSGVHVLDMVHAYSLLANGGKEIEPTFIRKVVDSKGKVLYESEPEKKQILNKDNAFVMTQMMTGIFDKRLNGYGTVTGASIVGQTTRPYAGKSGSTNTDSWMIGFAPQLTAGVWTGYDNGGEITLTADKLYAKKIWVSFMEKALQDKPIQMFNPPKGVIGLPIDLASGKLAAPECSKSSRLMYFVKGTQPTETCSSIKTTGKDGKHTNKKTKSWLNKLFHWF is encoded by the coding sequence ATGGAAACGATGACACATCCTAAAAATCAAAAACCTAAACGGTACACGCGCTTATTGATTCTTGCCATTTTGCTTCTTTTTTCTGTCATTGCTATTTTTGTGCTTGCCGTGCTTATATATGCTAAAATTCTCGGCCCTCCTCCCCTGGCGGTTCCACAGTCCACGCTGTATTACTCAGACAATGGAACATTAATCGGAGAAAGTGATAATGGCCAGAAACGTTATTGGGTTCCTTTAAAAGACATCTCCCAGAATTCTATCAACTCAACTTTGTCCATTGAGGATAAAAATTTTTATTATCACCATGGATTTGATTTTAAACGAATGGCTGGTGCTATTCTTACAGACGCGATAGCAAGGAAGAAGGTTCAGGGAGCCAGCACCATTACACAGCAATATGCACGGAATTTATTTTTAACAATGGACAAGACCTGGACAAGAAAAATTTCCGAGGCTTTTTATACGATCCGCCTTGAAATGAACTACAGTAAAAACCAAATTCTCGAGGGCTACCTGAATACCATTAATTATGGCCATGGTGCATATGGCATTCAAGCAGCCAGCCAGCTCTATTTTGGAAAAGACGCCAGCAATTTAACATTGGGAGAAGCTGCTATGCTGGCAGGCATACCAAAAGGGCCGAGCATCTACTCACCTCTTGATTCATATGAAAAGGCAAAAAAACGGCAAGTAACCGTTCTGCATTCAATGTTTGTAAACGGATTTATAACGAAGAAAGAGGCACTTGCAGCAGCACAACAAAAAATAACGATAAAAGGTCAATTTCCTGTTTCAAAAGAGAGGTTCGCTCCTTATTTCCAGGATGTTGTAAAACAAGAGCTAAAAACTAAGCTTGGTCTAGATGAAAGAACCATTGCATTGGGAGGACTCAAGGTGTATACGACCCTGGATATAAATCAGCAAAAAATAGCAGAAAATGTAGTGAAGGATACCATTTCAAACCAATCAGCTATTCAGTTAGGCTTTGTGGCAATGGATCCCTCTACAGGAAATGTAACAGCTCTTATAGGCGGGCGTAATTATCAAGCCAGTCCCTACAACAGGGCAGTACAGGCCCTCCGTCAGCCGGGATCGACCATCAAGCCAATGCTTTATTACGCTGCTCTAAACAATGGGTTTACACCTGTGACGATGATGAAAAGTGCACCTACTACTTTTCATTTTGATAACGGCAAGGCTGAATATACACCTCATAACTTTAATAATGAATATGCAGATGGAGATATTACACTCGCTCAGGCATTGGCACTATCCGATAACATTTACGCTGTAAAAACAAACCTTTTCTTAGGCCCGGACACCCTTGTCAAAACGGCTAAGCAATTCGGTATTACAACAAAAATGAAGGCCGTTCCCTCTCTTGCACTAGGTACTTCGGGTGTTCATGTATTGGATATGGTCCATGCTTATAGTCTTCTTGCCAATGGCGGGAAGGAAATTGAACCTACCTTTATTCGTAAAGTTGTAGATAGCAAAGGAAAGGTTCTATATGAATCAGAACCAGAAAAGAAGCAGATTTTAAATAAGGACAATGCATTTGTCATGACACAGATGATGACTGGAATATTTGATAAAAGGCTGAATGGCTATGGGACGGTAACGGGAGCTTCTATTGTAGGACAGACAACACGGCCATATGCAGGAAAATCGGGATCGACTAATACAGACAGCTGGATGATTGGTTTCGCCCCTCAGCTGACTGCGGGCGTTTGGACCGGTTATGACAATGGAGGAGAAATTACTTTAACAGCAGATAAACTCTATGCCAAAAAGATTTGGGTGAGTTTTATGGAAAAAGCTTTGCAGGATAAACCGATACAAATGTTCAATCCTCCAAAGGGAGTAATCGGCCTTCCTATAGACCTGGCAAGTGGAAAATTAGCGGCCCCTGAATGCAGCAAATCTTCCAGGCTTATGTATTTTGTAAAAGGTACTCAACCGACCGAAACCTGTTCATCTATAAAAACAACCGGTAAAGATGGCAAACATACGAATAAAAAGACAAAAAGCTGGCTAAACAAGCTCTTTCATTGGTTTTAG
- a CDS encoding YwhD family protein has protein sequence MDSSKKKLEFNIIKNDPTDGHRGYGIGSLSLENVSPVIIDVEEGEAFVDIGAMHARSAVEKRIKFLPDKNEVPEGAKPYWIVWVTIDRKPEGHYYAGVTACEMTVNQEARRGYKSLPEHVNKLDKSLKRRIMVDEMDSKSKQVLAEFLKKHDEKMWEFSSPELRESLGAE, from the coding sequence ATGGATAGCAGTAAGAAAAAGCTGGAATTTAATATTATAAAAAATGATCCAACAGATGGCCATCGAGGGTACGGGATAGGCTCTTTAAGCCTTGAGAATGTCTCACCTGTCATTATTGATGTAGAGGAAGGCGAGGCTTTTGTTGATATTGGAGCCATGCATGCGCGCAGTGCTGTCGAAAAAAGGATTAAGTTCCTCCCTGATAAGAATGAAGTACCTGAAGGCGCTAAGCCCTACTGGATTGTTTGGGTGACTATTGACCGTAAGCCGGAAGGGCATTACTATGCTGGAGTAACGGCCTGTGAAATGACGGTGAATCAGGAAGCGAGACGCGGCTACAAGTCTTTGCCTGAGCATGTCAATAAGCTGGATAAATCTTTAAAGCGCCGCATCATGGTAGACGAGATGGATTCAAAATCAAAGCAGGTACTGGCTGAATTTCTAAAAAAACATGATGAGAAAATGTGGGAGTTTTCCAGTCCTGAGCTAAGGGAAAGCCTGGGTGCAGAGTAG
- a CDS encoding site-2 protease family protein, with protein MGFHLAYTLSELPFVALTLIIAFTVHEFAHAYTAYKFGDQTAKKQGRLTLNPIQHLDPFGTLLIFFAGIGWARPVPVNRYHFKNPRAAGILVSIMGPISNFLLAFIGFGILFYLVFSGAAANWPNVTKFFNYFVSLNLMLFAFNLVPLPPLDGYRIIEDLVSPNLRAKLTGWEQYSILVFLVLMVTPLSNYTISPYINWVSHWATNSFNSIFSMFM; from the coding sequence GTGGGATTTCATTTAGCTTATACATTATCTGAATTGCCGTTTGTTGCTTTGACACTTATTATCGCGTTCACCGTACATGAGTTTGCACACGCATATACAGCTTATAAATTTGGGGATCAAACTGCAAAGAAACAGGGCAGGCTTACTTTAAATCCTATACAGCACTTGGATCCGTTTGGTACGCTGCTGATTTTCTTTGCTGGTATCGGCTGGGCAAGGCCAGTGCCGGTAAACAGATACCATTTTAAAAATCCGAGGGCGGCCGGGATCCTGGTATCCATTATGGGGCCAATCAGTAATTTTCTGCTTGCCTTTATAGGATTTGGGATATTATTTTATCTAGTATTTTCCGGAGCCGCAGCAAATTGGCCCAATGTAACGAAATTTTTTAATTACTTTGTTTCACTTAATCTTATGCTGTTTGCTTTTAACTTGGTTCCGCTTCCTCCGCTTGATGGCTACCGCATTATTGAGGATCTGGTGAGCCCGAACCTAAGAGCAAAGCTGACAGGCTGGGAGCAATACAGTATTCTGGTGTTTTTGGTCCTTATGGTCACACCGCTTAGCAATTACACAATCAGTCCATATATTAATTGGGTATCGCATTGGGCAACTAATAGCTTTAATAGCATATTTTCAATGTTTATGTAG
- a CDS encoding 2-hydroxymuconate tautomerase, with product MPYVTVKMLEGRTDEQKKALIEKVTEAVSETVDAPKEKIVVFIEEMSKSHYGVAGKRLND from the coding sequence ATGCCATATGTTACAGTAAAAATGCTAGAAGGGCGTACAGATGAACAAAAGAAAGCCCTTATCGAAAAAGTGACAGAAGCAGTAAGCGAAACAGTAGATGCTCCAAAAGAAAAGATTGTTGTCTTTATTGAAGAAATGTCCAAGAGCCATTATGGAGTGGCCGGAAAAAGGCTGAATGACTAA
- a CDS encoding YwgA family protein: MLNDHVRLMSALAVSGEIVGRKKLQKMIYISKKLAFPFQEKFQFHFYGPYSEELTLRVEELFNLGFINEVKEKKGGYSQYRYTLTDNGKEFLSLYESKMPHLDTCLQDLNGQTARFLELISTVLFFDSLSREEVTEKIMTLKAKQQYSEQEIEEAYLYIEQLKQKAKLQ, from the coding sequence TTGTTAAATGATCATGTTCGATTGATGAGTGCATTAGCGGTTTCAGGGGAGATTGTTGGACGAAAAAAACTGCAAAAAATGATTTATATTTCAAAAAAGCTTGCTTTTCCTTTTCAGGAAAAATTTCAATTTCATTTTTATGGTCCTTATTCAGAGGAACTGACACTCCGGGTAGAAGAGCTTTTTAATCTTGGATTTATTAACGAGGTAAAAGAGAAGAAGGGCGGATATTCACAATATCGATACACTCTAACCGATAATGGAAAAGAGTTTTTAAGCTTATATGAGTCGAAAATGCCCCATCTTGATACATGCTTGCAGGATTTAAATGGACAAACTGCACGCTTTTTAGAGCTGATTTCAACGGTTTTGTTTTTTGATTCTCTATCCAGGGAAGAGGTTACAGAAAAAATCATGACACTAAAGGCAAAGCAGCAATACTCCGAACAGGAAATTGAGGAAGCGTATCTTTATATTGAACAACTAAAACAAAAAGCTAAGCTTCAATGA
- a CDS encoding HD domain-containing protein — protein MEYSKLKLSEEKVFKDPVHRYVHVRDRVIWDLIDTKEFQRLRRIRQLGTTYFTFHGAEHSRFNHSLGVYEIVRRIIDDDFHGRPEWNEDNRLLSLCAALLHDLGHGPFSHSFEKVFHLDHEEYTQKIIMGNTEVNKVLEKAGKDFPKRVAEVIAKTYEDKLVVSLISSQLDADRMDYLLRDAYFTGVSYGHFDIERLLRVIRPREDQAVFKYSGMHAVEDYIMSRYQMYWQVYFHPVTRSAEVILTKILHRAKELHADYYSFKQHPIHFYSLFEDEMTLDDYLKLDENIILYYFQMWQEEEDPILSDLCSRFMDRNLFQYAEFDPGRQFKIHSQLEKLFREAGLDPDYYLVVDSSSDLGYDFYRPGEEEERLPIYLLKQTGELRELSRESDIVDAISGKKRTDHKLYYPEDLIYSDSGNLEVKREIRSILESL, from the coding sequence ATGGAATATTCCAAACTGAAATTAAGCGAGGAAAAGGTATTTAAAGATCCTGTCCATCGGTATGTTCATGTTAGGGATAGGGTCATTTGGGATTTAATTGATACAAAGGAATTTCAGCGGCTGCGGCGTATCCGGCAGCTTGGGACAACCTATTTTACATTCCATGGAGCAGAACATAGCAGATTCAACCATTCACTCGGTGTCTATGAAATCGTGCGAAGAATCATAGATGATGATTTCCATGGAAGGCCTGAGTGGAACGAAGATAACCGTCTTCTATCTTTATGTGCAGCATTGCTTCACGATTTGGGGCACGGCCCATTTTCCCATTCTTTTGAGAAGGTCTTTCATTTAGACCATGAGGAATATACACAGAAAATTATTATGGGAAATACAGAGGTCAACAAGGTTCTTGAAAAAGCAGGCAAGGACTTTCCAAAGAGAGTAGCAGAAGTTATTGCGAAAACTTATGAAGATAAACTGGTGGTGAGCTTGATCTCCAGTCAGCTGGATGCCGATCGGATGGACTACCTTTTAAGGGATGCCTATTTCACTGGCGTCAGCTATGGGCATTTTGATATAGAAAGGCTTCTTCGGGTTATTCGTCCCCGTGAGGACCAGGCTGTTTTTAAATACAGCGGAATGCATGCAGTGGAGGATTATATTATGAGCCGCTATCAAATGTATTGGCAGGTTTACTTTCATCCGGTTACGCGAAGTGCTGAAGTAATTCTCACAAAAATTCTGCATCGGGCTAAAGAGCTTCATGCCGATTACTATTCATTCAAACAGCATCCTATCCATTTTTATTCCCTTTTTGAGGATGAAATGACATTAGATGACTATTTAAAGTTGGATGAAAATATCATACTATATTATTTTCAAATGTGGCAGGAAGAGGAAGACCCTATTTTAAGTGATCTATGTTCAAGGTTTATGGACAGGAACCTCTTTCAATATGCTGAGTTCGATCCTGGCCGTCAGTTCAAGATACATAGCCAGCTGGAAAAGCTGTTTCGTGAAGCTGGATTGGATCCGGATTATTATCTGGTAGTGGATTCCTCCTCTGATTTAGGCTACGATTTTTATCGTCCAGGGGAAGAGGAAGAGAGGCTTCCAATCTACCTATTGAAGCAAACTGGTGAGCTCCGCGAACTTTCAAGGGAATCAGACATTGTGGATGCCATTTCAGGAAAGAAGCGGACGGACCATAAGCTCTATTATCCTGAGGATTTAATCTACAGTGATTCAGGAAATCTTGAAGTGAAAAGAGAAATCCGTTCCATCTTAGAAAGCTTATAA